Below is a genomic region from Triticum dicoccoides isolate Atlit2015 ecotype Zavitan chromosome 5A, WEW_v2.0, whole genome shotgun sequence.
ACCAACCATTTCTCTGTGTTTCCGATAGGCCTTATTAGGGGTGCTCATGTTGGTTTTTAGCCAGGTTAAACCCAGCAAGCACTAGTTTTATTACTAATGATTGTTACCACTTTTTCAAGTTCCTAGTTCAGGTGATGGTTTCAAACAGTTGAAACAGTTTTATAAAACCGTGTTTAAGTACCCATAGGTCTTATGTATCGTTAATTTGTCATCACAGGTTATTTTCATATTTATATTCTTTACTGTGAAAAGTCTTTTCATATTGCAATCAAGTAAAATTTACACTTTTGTTCACTAATACTCCTAGGTAGGATTTAAATACCAATGTCGATGTGCCCATTCCTTGACTTTCCTTACAAAAAGAGTTTTATAATGTAGATTATAGTTCTGTATTTTCCATGAAACTGCTTTGGAGTCTTCTTAAGCTAGTAAACTCGCTGGCGCTTACCAACTTCACTGTACTGCAGAAAGAAGATGAAGGATGACCTGCTGAGCACTATCTCCGCCCTTGATAAATACGAGCAGGGTGTTAAGGATTGTTTAGGTGTATAGAATACTTTGCTGATTTTCGTTAAGTTTACTCTGAAGCAACTCTTGAGGATTGAAATCATTTCAGAATATAAATCGTTTTGTTTTCCTGCCATGTGTGGTAAGGGTTTTGCTTGCCTCTGGTCTTTTCTCACCATTGCCTTTTTTGTTCAATACAGTTTGTATATTTTGTTTGGCAAATGCGATTCATAGTAAATAGAATCGCTCACCCTATTGGACAAATGAAATAACAAGAGTTATTGGTTCAGATAAGATATATGTCACTTCCTTCAGTGTTTTCTATCTGTTGTGTTTCGGTTACCTCGTTTAATGTTTTCCATCTCTTGGGTTCCACATTTTATCAGAATGTTTAATGCCAGTAAAATATATATACATGCATCTTCCTGTAGTGTGGTTCCCTTCCTTCGCTTTGTGTACCATGAGATTGTTTTATGCTCACACTTATTGATGATTTTTAATGAACTGTGATTGCTTGGAAGGTACTATAAATGGGCGAAGAACTGGGCAAATCCTTGATAAAGTGCACCTTTCAGTCCGAGATAATCCACAAAATCTTGTCAGTGAAAAATATCGATAAGTGTATTATACAAACTCACGTCTGGGTTTGAGTGCGACCGTACTCTCCAAGTAATCAGAGGAAAATGAAGAATCATAATTATTTCAAACAGCGATCCAGTGCATATAAAGCCTTATAAAGTGGTGTGATCATCTGGAGAAGCAGAGGCTTCTACCAAATACAATCTGCGGCATGGTGTGCCATCCTCTGGATTAGTCTCCACTGATCTTGGCAATCTCCTCAGCTTATCAAACAGATTTTGTGGATGATTTAGGAGACCAAAATGTGCTTGGGGGTCTCCAATTTGTGACAACATTGCTTGAGAGAACCCCATAGAAGGCAGAAGGAGATCAGGGCTGTCGTGGTAGAAATGGTACATCGTCTGCGACAGCGACGCCGCATTCTTGTTCATGAAGTCAGCAAGGAGGACTGTGCAGGCTAAGGTGCGGCATGCCGCAATTGTTTCAAGCACTTGCATTGCATGCACATGATGAAGGTAATAGAGGATTCCTTCAAGAACCCATACGGTATTTCTTTCAGGAACATACCCACAACTCTGTAGCTTGGTCATCCAGTCAACATCTCGTATGTCAGCAGGAACCCTAGTCAACGATTTTGCCATCATGGTGAGTTTTTGATGATTTCCAGAACTCATTGCTTCATGCAGAATATCTGATTTCATATCTAGGAGATCTGCAAAGTCGAGTTCAAATACAGCGCATTCCTTTAGGCAGCCCAGTCGATAGGCTCTTGCGTCCATCCCTATAAAAACAATATTTATCCAAGTCAGTCCTTTATTTCGTCAAAGTAAAAGTGTGTTGTACATGTGAACATATCTCCCAAGTTTCTTCATCAGGTTtgtgcaatgcttcaaaatgaaaaaaatactatTAATGAAAAATGCTAGAGTTTAATTGTGCAGCTCTACATGTTTCATCAGCTGCAAAATGCTCAACGTCTTCTTCTAGCAATCTTTTGTGCAATTGCTGAAAAGCGTTAGAATGTTCAGGGATGAGCCTCAAATGCATTGCTGAATACATAGCGAATTTCGGCAAACTGTCATGTATCCAAAGGAAAATTTGCTTGTGGAAGTTTGGGTTTCTATAGATGCTCATCTGTAGCTGCTGAAAAAGAAATCGATGTTTTTCTTTTCTTGGAACATTATGTGCGTGTCCTTTACTCCCCTAGGTAGATACCAACAAAATGTCCTGGTACACTGTATCTAGAGAAAACAAATATCCTGGTCTACGTGGGCGCCAACCGATGGAGGATATAAATGCCAGGGTCTTGAAGGCATGAAGCTTTTCCGCAAAAAAGAAGAGGACATGAAGTTGATGTGTCAAGTGCTCTTTGGAGTCTGGACAAATCACACTCATATTTTGCCTGTACTAAAATTTACATCCCTACATTACTGGATAGCTTTGCTCTTGCTGCAGTGTCGCCGGGTGTCTCCATTGCTGGCCACAATTGTGtaatttgttttgtttccctttccGTCTACATGTACAGTGATAATGTCTCTCGTGGACCTTGTTTTTTTCCTCGAATCGATCAGGGTTTCTTTCccccgcaaaaaagaaaaagatcagagtttttcttTCACACTGATTGTTTTCCAAAAGTGATCCACATAAGTTTTCTGCCGCGTATAAAATCTGCAGGGTGGAAAAAGACTGGCGCAGAGGAGGGACCGTTGCCTACCAAtgaaactcccgtttaagattttgaGGATGCTTTTCTATATATTTCAAGTCAGTTTGGGTATTATGATGGATTATGACAGTACCGTTTAGTTAAATGATATTTTCGCCTGTATTTGTTTTGCCACTTTGCTTTGCTGATGTTCTTGTGAAAATACTTATTTTTCTGTGGAATGTTATACTTGTGAAAATATGATATGAAGCCTGCTGGATAGTATAGTAGAATTTAAACTATTTTAATGGTATTGGCCTTTCAAAAAAATTACTTTGATAGGATCTGGAAAATATGCTGTAAATCATTCACAACTCTTTTGTGCATCTGTTTTTCTAAAAGGTGAAATGACACTTTGTGAGGTCTCTGGTCATAAATAGATGAGCTCGTACACTAACTTAGTCTGCAGTATGCATTTTTACTACTGTTTTTGCTGGCATATGTTAGTTAAAGGAAATTATTAACTTATATTGTGAAAAAAAAAAAATCACGACACGCTAATTGGTACTATTTTCAGTTTACCAatcaaaatatatttttatacaAACTGAAAATTATCTACTGTGTTGTTTCTAGAAATTCATCTATTTGCAAATGGTTAAGCTATTTAAGCTTGCAGATACCATGGTGTTTCACAACCACGATGAAAACTAATTGCCCATTCGACAGAAGTAATTTCAAAATCTTTGGAAACACACACCCATTTTGTTTGAAGCATGTGCAATTGTGTAAGTAAAACTATTATTCTGTTTGATGGAAGCAATTATATTTCATTAAAGCAACTATTTAGTCATCATAAACAAATTGAAGCACGAACCAGACCGAAATGCCAAAACATGTTAAAAGCGTTTCAACCAGTGGAATAAGCAATCAATTGTAAAACAAACAAATACTCTGTGTGCGATGCATGCAGCTTGCATCCGTGTAATACGAAGATGCATTTCAAACTTTGAATTCGCAACACATTTCACCAAGGAATGCCACGTGCACAGTAGCTACGCACAGCACAGCACAGCGAGGCTGTGTTACTTGGGTAGGCGTGACGAACCTGCGCCGAGGAGGACGACCTGCGCGGCGCCGCCGAGGCCGGCGACGGCGGCCTCGATGCGGGCGTCGAACCAGAGCGTGCGCACGGCGATCATGACCCCGTGCACCTCGCGCGCGCCGGTGCGCTCGTCGCGGCGCATCCTCTCGTGGAGGCCCCTGAGGTGGCGCTCCCCGGCCAGCACCCCGGCGGCCGGGTCCCGCACGGCGCCCGCCCACAGCGCCCGCACGGCCGCCGTCTGGCACGCGCTCTGCAGCACGGGGTCCCACTCCGCCTCCACCCGCGCGTGCAGCGCCCGCACCCCCTCCGCCGCCAgctgctccatcgccgccgccagcACGCCCTCGCCCTCCTCCAGCCTCTGCTCGCCATTGGCGCCCGCCTTCCCCTCTTGGGACGACGACATGACCGACCAGCTGCGTGGCTCTCGGCGCGGCGGCCGGGCTCTGCCGCTGGCTGTCCGGGGGGGGCGGGATGAGGGGGTAGCGCGCAGCGGCCAGCCGGCCACACGATGGCATGGCTAAGCCGCATATATAGTGCGCGTGGCCGGCACCGGCCCGTTCCTGTTCCGGCGGGGCAGCGTGGGCGTGACGGCGTGCACTTGATCGGCGGGGCCTCCCCCGCTTTACGTCGATCGCTCGTTGTATGGGAGGGGATAAGGGGAAGAGGACCACCCGTCGGCATGGGCTTAGCCAGTTCGGCGCTCGTGACCTGCGTACGGCACGGGTGGTGCCTGTTTTTTCAGCTGCTTCTCCTGGGCGCGTAGTACGGCCAGGCTCCCGGCCGGGGTCGGCGAAACTGTGGCGCGACGGCGACGGCGCGTGGCCGGTTGCGAGTAATAGCTAGGCGAGTGGCGCTGTCGCGCGGCGGAGGCGACAAGCACGTGCGCGCGCGGGGCGGCCGTTGGGCTCCGGCCGCCCGCGACAAGGCCGGCCACGCCCTTTTGTTGCCAGCTATGGCTGTGCACCGCCACCGAGGACCGATTGTGTGTGCTGTGGCGCGAGTGTGAGCGTGCGAGCACCGGGTGCGGAGGGGGGACGCGTCGATTCTCTGCCATGTGAAATCACTttttttagctttatttattttttggGGTTTTTTTAGCTTTATTGAGATAACGAAGTCGAAACAACAATTTTGTGAATAATGAAATGTTTGAAATTACTTTTTGAAATGATGGAGCCTCTCTGAAATAGTAGTGACCAAATAATGAATTCTCGCTGAAATGGTCGAAATCCATTTCTAATTAATAATTAAACCGTTATGAAATAACTGAAATATCTCGGCGTAGGTGCATTCACTTGTTTGAAGCAACCAAATCTATCTGTAATAGTTGAAATCAACTTTTAAAGACACTGCAATATTTCCAAAATATTGAAATATATATCTTAAATAGTTGAAACCACTTTTTTTGCGAGATGAAACCACTTTTCTGGAATAATGAAAAATTGAAAACATTTCTGAAACAAATGGAATCACCTTTTTGGAATAATGGAACCTTTCTAAAACAAATGGATCGCTTTTTTNNNNNNNNNNNNNNNNNNNNNNNNNNNNNNNNNNNNNNNNNNNNNNNNNNNNNNNNNNNNNNNNNNNNNNNNNNNNNNNNNNNNNNNNNNNNNNNNNNNNNNNNNNNNNNNNNNNNNNNNNNNNNNNNNNNNNNNNNNNNNNNNNNNNNNNNNNNNNNNNNNNNNNNNNNNNNNNNNNNNNNNNNNNNNNNNNNNNNNNNNNNNNNNNNNNNNNNNNNNNNNNNNNNNNNNNNNNNNNNNNNNNNNNNNNNNNNNNNNNNNNNNNNNNNNNNNNNNNNNNNNNNNNNNNNNNNNNNNNNNNNNNNNNNNNNNNNNNNNNNNNNNNNNNNNNNNNNNNNNNNNNNNNNNNNNNNNNNNNNNNNNNNNNNNNNNNNNNNNNNNNNNNNNNNNNNNNNNNNNNNNNNNNNNNGGGGGATAATGTAATATGTTGAAACAATTATCTTCCTAAAATCAGTTATTTGTAATCTTTGAATTATTTTACAATTTACCGAAAAATTAAGACATGAGTAAGTACTATTTAGAATATTTTGCTATATCAATATCAAAATCCATATACAGAATAAGAAAAAGTGCGGTGAACCAGGGGCATCTCGATATGTAGAAAATTGGTCTTAGATgcgctttagcaaaactgttttaTATTTCACATTCTCCaaaaaagatactccctccgttcctaaatatatgtctttttagagatttctctacaaactacatacagagcgaaatgagtgaatctatactctaaagtacgtctatatacatccgtatgtagtccgcatTGAAATCTCTATAAAAACTTGTACACGCTCCGTTCGAAAAAGCTTGTTTCTCTAACTTGGtgttagatacattcatttgaggggCAAACTTTTTTGGACGGAGGAAGTATTTAGAAAGGGAGGGAGTATACGATTCCCCACATTTTAATTTAGGATGTTGAAGATGCGACATGAATTTTTGGAACATGCGGCCACGCGCTGCCGATATCCAGTCCGTCCGCCGCGCGTCGCGATTCCTACTTTTAATAGGCCCTCTGGCAATACGAGGCGGCATGATTCACAGGGGTGAGAATACACCTCTTTATACGACGTGCTGTGTGGAGTGTGGCGATAGAGCTCCCGGGCTCGCCTGCTCATGCTACGTGTTCCAATGGAAGAACGAGTAGTTGGTACAGGTATTGAATGCGATGTTAGATAGGAGAGGAAAAACTACCTAGCGTCCAGCACTGTAGTGACTTCGCCGTCCGATATGACGACGCCGGTGCATAACGGCTCGCGGCCGTGAGGTTAGCTACACACTTTCTCGAAACAGAAAAGGTTAGGAACGCACTTCGTAAAaaaatactcccttcgttcggaattacttatcacaaaaataaatgtatctacaactaaaatatatctagatacatttatttcttggacgagtaattccgaacggagggattaCTAGTGGAGCGAACACTCTAGCattgttatttttcttttcttttccggttttatttacattttaatttctttttttcttttcggtAAATACACATGCTAAAAAATAAAACATTCGCACACATCAAAGAAATGTTCGTGGATATACAAAACTTTCAAGTGTACGTCAAAAATATTTTTATGTGTGTGTTAAAAAATATCCATCACGTTAAAAAAATCAACTCATATCTTTAAAAAATTCATGATGTATATTGCAAACTTGTTTGTCATGCAGTAAAAATTATTCATAGTGTAATTCATACATGTTCATCGTGTAATCTCAAAATATTCATCGTGCGTTAACACGTTTTATAGTTACATCAACATTAAGAATCATGGTGTTTCCAAATTTGCTCATACTGTAATTCAAAACCATTAAACATATATTTGAAAGTGTTCATCGTGTACAAAAATATACTCAAATGTAATTAAAAAAATATTCACCTTGTATTAGAAAATGTACATAGTATATCTTTTAAATACATCATTACTAAAAAAACACTCTGCTTGCATATGTTTTGTTTGCATACATTAGAATATAGTCTGCACAGGTGAGTACAAGACCCGCAATGCCATGTTTCAAGAAACGTCGTTTGCTAGCACGTGAGGCCAACAGTACCCTACACGGTTGAAATAAGTATACAATCCGGAAGGTGGCCCATATCCTGACGCGAACAAGTGCCCGCTGattctagttttttgttttttgaagaaTTTGATATTTCATAATTAACACTGAAATTATTTGGTCTTATTGGTTCTTCTCTATTCAGTCTTCGGCTTCTATAGGGTGGTGTTCGGTCCCGACCAAATAGACCAAATGTCATACTACAACTAAAATTCATATACATTACAGTACATATGTATGCAAACAAAATTGAGATAATGGGTATGTGTAACAGGTATATGCAACCAAAATTTTAGAGTTGAAACAACGTGTGTGTAGTAGGTGTATTCAGCCGAACTGTGTCATAAACATCAAGAGATAACCACGGATTGTGCTAATTGTCCCATATACTTTCAGAGAATCGTGGTAATTCAATCTATCTGGTTTATGTGGTCATCCAGATAAGAAGCCCCATCCGGCCAAATTTAAATTGGGCCTTCAGTTTTGACGACCAATTTTAGTTCGGTCTTTTATACTTGGACCTTTATGGGTTTGGACTTAGTCTTTCCGGATTCGATCTTCGGTCTTCAATTTTTATGTCCGGGCTTAGGTCCAATAGTAAAATCCTTAATAGAGGGCTGATAAAGTGATTAGGCGAGGATGGACGCTTCTATGAATTTTCGCATGGCGAAAGCTTTTGGGATCATATTAGCTTTGGCCTAAAAATACAGGGGTTCCTTCTTTGAAATATTTACATTATTCTTGCTTGAACTGTAAAAAAAAGTTATTGCTTGATGCAAGGAAAATTTGCAAACATCAAATCTGCAGCTTTTTTGAGTAATAAACAAAAATTGTTCTTGCTTGATAGAAGGAAAAATTGCAAGTATCAAATCTGCAGcttttttatactccctccatccaaaaaatacttgtcatcaaaatgaatagaaaaacatgtatctagaactaaaatacatctagatacatatctttttatccattttgatgacaagtattttcggacggagggagttgtATAGTATATTCTAATCACGTATAGTGGATTCTTTTtcgaaaacactaacgcccacacgtgtgggcatttgcatctcgcccacacgcgtggatccgcgtcCGTTTGTAGGTGCACGAATCTTGACATGTTTGTGGTGTCACGTAGGACTGGGCTGGTGTGTAGGCATTCACCCGGTCGCCCACACGTTTGTTTCACCACAcggaggggctggtgtgtgggcgtttagcagttcgcccacacaccagttttcactcacgcacaagggctggtgtgcgGACATTTACCATCTCGCCAACACGCCCGTCttctctcccacacccaagctgccagttgccatgcgtcttgcagtgtacatggcaactgccctagtgtgcttgtaagcagatgacaactctctcTTTTTTCAttcgaacatgtcagttgccatgtgttttgcagggtacacagCAACTGCCccagtgtgcttgtaagcagatggcaactctcttttttacccgaacatgttgttTTGTCATGTCTCTTTGTAGcgctacacggcaactgcctagtgttagcagGTGGCAACTCCTAAGGTTTTCAAATTATGGCAACTGtagtaaaccagaccatacatggcaactgcttagtgttagtaggtggcaacctctaaagttttcaaatcatggcaactatagtaaaccagaccatacatggcaacaactgcagttgtccaaaatggcatctgtcacttgacctgagatggcaactgcagttgagcaaccatggcaactgtagttcagcgacatggcaactgtagttcagcgacatggcaactgcagttaaacggacattgaagagggtccagaccatggcaactgcggggatgCGTGGTGACTGTCACGTGGGGCGTGCGGGACCTTGAGGTAGGTGGCTGAGAGAGGTCGTGTGGGTGTTATgcattttgcccacacgtaggcatGTGAGAGGGACCGCAAGAAAAAAACGAGGCGTGTGggcgctagttgttttgcccacacgtagatgTGTGGGCTGGTTCTCTTAGacaccacacaaaatgtgtggACAGACCCcttaatgcccacacgtgtggcagttatcgtcgTCCTTCTTTTTGTAGTATGAGTATAATCTAATCACACCCCACAAAAAGAAATATAATGTAATCACGTAGTGACCCCACCTAGGGTGCTGGCGTGCATACATCTATCAATGTTACGTGCCGTTTTGCGTTCGAAGTCGCGTGCCGTTTTGACCCTGACGCCGTCGTTCCCTTAACGGCCGTCCAGCATGCACGTGGGACCAGCCATGTGCTATACGGATGAATTAACTGCTTCATGGCATATCCCGAGGAGAACGTGTGCTTGGCGATTCCGTAAGCAGGCGCGCTCGTGCACTCCTATGGATATTCGGTGCTGTGTGGCCCATGACGCATTTAAGTTTCGTATGAATACACGAGCGAGACAGTGCCCCGATCTAGGAATAAATTCTTCTGGGTGTCTGGCGGGCGTGATTGAAGTGGTCGTCCGGTGAACTCACTGCACATCCTATGTCACCACATCTGCAGCAAGGTGTGGAGATGGAGTCCGCGGAGACGGAGATCAGGTCAGGACGTCTAGACCAATATTTCTGTGATGGGTTTCATTGTTTCAAAGTGGATGAAAACATGTTTTGAAATATGAGGGCTAAATTTTTGAATGAGTGTTTTTTTAGCCAAACAAAAGAAACATTTTTTTACAAGTGACCCCCATGATCATTTCATGAGTGGGTGAAACATTTTATGGAATGAGAGAATTGAAATTAATTCAACGAGTTAAATAAGTTTCCCAACTATACCCACAATGACTTACCATTTCCCGATTGGGGAGAAATCAAATTTTATTATGTTTATccttttttcatatataaaattaTCAGTACAACTATTACTCATGAGCACTATCATGGTTTTCAttgttatgaacgtttagctactCTCCATCAGCAGGATCATGGTTTTTATTGTTTCAAAATGGGTGGAACCATGTTATTGAAAAAAGAGGAAACGAATGTTTTTTGAAATGAGTGTAAATTATTATCGAAAGAGAAAAAAACCATTTTTCCAAGCAGAAACAATGAATGTTGTGGGCAAGTTTTACAAATTGATATATCAAGTTTCTCGATTGATATTTGTTCAAATGGAGACCTATACCCACAATGGGTTGATTTTTTTTTCGACAAGGGAGAAAACAAATTTTATTATGTTTgtccatttttttatataaaaaatgattTGATCAGTGCAACTACTACCCATGAGCACTATCATGGGTTTCATTGTTTCGAAGTGGATGAAAACATGTTTTCAAATATGAGGGCTAAATTTTTGAATGAGTGTTTTTTTAGCCAAACAGAAGAAACGTTTTTTTTACAAGTGATCCCCATGATCATTTCATGAGTGGGTGAAACATTTTATGGAATGAGAGAATTGAAATTAATTCAACGAGTTAAATAAGTTTCCCAACTATACCACAATGACTTACCATTTCCCGATTGGGGAGAAATCAAATTTTATTATGTTTATccttttttcatatataaaattaTCAGTACAACTAGTACTCATGAGCACTATCATGGTTTTCATTGTTTTGAACGTTTAGCTACTCTCCATCAGCAGGATCATGGTTTTTATTGTT
It encodes:
- the LOC119303323 gene encoding putative S-adenosyl-L-methionine-dependent methyltransferase SAV_474/SAV474, which encodes MSSSQEGKAGANGEQRLEEGEGVLAAAMEQLAAEGVRALHARVEAEWDPVLQSACQTAAVRALWAGAVRDPAAGVLAGERHLRGLHERMRRDERTGAREVHGVMIAVRTLWFDARIEAAVAGLGGAAQVVLLGAGMDARAYRLGCLKECAVFELDFADLLDMKSDILHEAMSSGNHQKLTMMAKSLTRVPADIRDVDWMTKLQSCGYVPERNTVWVLEGILYYLHHVHAMQVLETIAACRTLACTVLLADFMNKNAASLSQTMYHFYHDSPDLLLPSMGFSQAMLSQIGDPQAHFGLLNHPQNLFDKLRRLPRSVETNPEDGTPCRRLYLVEASASPDDHTTL